The proteins below are encoded in one region of Cohaesibacter intestini:
- a CDS encoding response regulator transcription factor, translated as MRVLVVEDEEALNRQLKEELEENGYVVDVAFDGEEGHFLGDMETYDAVILDIGLPKMDGISVLEDWRRNDRNMPVLILTARDRWSDKVQGIDAGADDYVAKPFHMEEVIARVRALVRRSAGLASNEIHCGPIRLDTRSGRVTVDGSSVKLTSHEYRLLSYLMHHQGKIISRTELVEHLYDQDFDRDSNTIEVFIGRLRKKLGVDAIQTVRGLGYNLVVPGR; from the coding sequence ATGCGTGTGTTGGTTGTTGAAGATGAAGAAGCTCTGAATCGGCAGTTGAAAGAGGAGCTTGAAGAAAATGGCTATGTTGTGGATGTCGCCTTTGACGGAGAGGAAGGACACTTTCTTGGTGATATGGAAACCTATGACGCAGTGATCCTTGATATCGGATTGCCGAAAATGGATGGCATCAGCGTTCTGGAAGACTGGCGCAGGAATGATCGCAACATGCCGGTGCTTATTCTGACAGCCCGTGACCGTTGGAGTGACAAGGTGCAGGGCATAGATGCCGGTGCAGACGATTATGTTGCAAAGCCATTCCACATGGAGGAAGTGATTGCTCGTGTCCGGGCTCTTGTCCGGCGCTCTGCAGGGCTTGCGTCGAACGAGATCCATTGTGGTCCCATTCGTCTCGATACAAGGTCTGGGCGCGTGACGGTGGATGGTAGCTCGGTCAAATTGACCTCGCATGAATATCGTCTGCTTTCCTATTTGATGCATCATCAGGGTAAGATCATCTCCCGGACCGAGTTGGTCGAGCATTTGTATGATCAGGATTTTGATCGGGATTCCAACACCATCGAAGTCTTTATCGGCCGTTTGAGGAAAAAGCTCGGCGTAGATGCCATTCAGACCGTTCGTGGTCTGGGGTATAACTTGGTCGTTCCGGGTCGATAA
- a CDS encoding baseplate multidomain protein megatron translates to MTTLVLRTAGSVIGGSLLGPLGAAIGGALGASAGYALDQSLFGAGSRSAEGPRLSDLEVQTSTEGAPITRLYGRARLNGQIIWATNFTETVTRREQRTGAAKGGMSGGSVEQTTYSYYANFAVGLCEGEIAYVGRIWANGTELDLKDIAYRVYRGDEDQLPDSLIEAKQGAGNVPAYKGLAYVVFEDLPLGAFGNRIPQLSFEVVRPVGKLETQIRSMVMIPGATEFGYDASEVTRKNGEGEWTSENRHTSEPLTDFETSLDHLCTLCPNLERIALVVSWFGSDLRASHCAIRPAVEESGKVTKGATWSVAGLTRGTAPVVSESDGHPAYGGTPSDDSVKHAIAAIRMRGLEVVLYPFVMMDVPTDNVLVDPYGNVKQAPYPWRGRITCFPGPGQPNSADKTDEVDAQIAQFATLQDWSYARFIHHYAQLAADAGGVDAFLIGSELRGLTWLRNAQSDYPFVNVLKTLAAEVKSILGSDCLLTYAADWSEYFGHQPVNELGDVHYHLDPLWSDDNIDAIGIDNYMPLSDWRAGDSHLDAAMSDNGLDEAYLQSNIAGGEGYDWYYASEEDRQSQVRTSIADGLAGKDWVYRYKDLVSWWQNTHHDRLNRQESETATAWVPQSKPIWFTELGCPAVHLGPNEPNRFPDPKSVESGLPHHSVGARDDSAQRAMLQACHSYWSNNEAHSNPVSAHYGGPMVDPDRIHLWAWDARPFPAFPLSRETWADSESWNKGHWLNGRLGSASLNGVINTLLKDFSLPMTTISATLPVIDGFVVDRPMSARSALEGMCSLFGLSMTTANDQLAFHPIQSVSCTSLTTENLAESEDTPHILKQAEAWESEAAAVSVGFKEVFLDYRQSVARFAQPAARSQREVNQSTSILSTQPVMMNAARNWLREQNHARHSIQFSLPPSQIALEVGDAITFDMDGSPQRYRIVEIEDGALRQIQATRLAPRNAAPIATRSRASQHLSHSTMLPIMEVLHLPLLPGQSQKPYAPYLAVYAKPWQGAVALYQGDSTTGFSFRQTLEVPAIMGNLLSDLKPALPNVWDHGSQLRVKIYNGSLASIQPEAVLSGGNAAAIRAQDGSCEVLQFTNAELTGDDSWLLTGLLRGQLGTEEAAKLGAVTGASFVLLDEAVLPLESSERDLGKSLNLRMVRSGQLINAADTSDQMIDMTGRGMLPLSPVHLRLTSEEGGGLHFRWLRRDRLGADSWTGATIPLNEDTESYQLRILHPLTEQLVREEIVTQPEWLYTLPVRQADGISETDHLIIEIRQIGRTIGAGAKLSRRIDLETLGISDSAPN, encoded by the coding sequence ATGACAACGCTGGTTTTGCGCACTGCTGGCAGTGTGATCGGTGGCTCGTTGCTCGGGCCACTCGGTGCAGCCATTGGGGGGGCTTTGGGAGCGAGTGCTGGCTATGCCCTAGACCAGTCTCTCTTTGGTGCTGGCTCTCGTTCGGCTGAAGGTCCGCGCCTGTCTGATCTGGAGGTCCAGACGTCCACCGAAGGTGCCCCGATCACACGGCTTTATGGCCGGGCAAGGCTCAATGGTCAGATTATTTGGGCAACCAACTTCACCGAAACGGTTACGCGTCGTGAGCAGCGCACCGGCGCGGCCAAAGGCGGCATGTCTGGAGGTTCCGTCGAACAGACAACCTACAGCTATTATGCCAACTTTGCCGTCGGCCTGTGCGAAGGTGAGATCGCCTATGTCGGTCGCATCTGGGCCAATGGCACCGAGTTGGACCTCAAGGACATTGCCTACCGGGTCTATCGAGGAGATGAAGACCAGTTGCCAGACAGCCTGATCGAAGCCAAACAGGGGGCTGGCAATGTGCCCGCCTACAAGGGGCTTGCTTATGTGGTGTTCGAAGATTTGCCGCTCGGCGCCTTTGGCAACCGCATCCCGCAATTGAGCTTTGAGGTGGTGCGCCCGGTCGGCAAGCTGGAAACACAGATCCGTTCGATGGTTATGATACCCGGCGCGACCGAGTTTGGCTATGACGCGTCCGAGGTGACCCGAAAAAACGGGGAAGGGGAATGGACGAGCGAAAACCGACATACCTCTGAACCGTTGACCGATTTTGAGACCTCGCTCGATCATCTTTGCACCCTGTGCCCCAATCTGGAACGAATAGCGTTGGTGGTCAGCTGGTTCGGCTCGGATTTGCGTGCGAGTCATTGTGCAATCAGACCGGCAGTAGAAGAGTCTGGCAAAGTAACCAAAGGTGCCACATGGTCCGTCGCAGGCCTGACAAGAGGCACCGCACCGGTGGTAAGCGAAAGCGATGGCCATCCTGCCTACGGCGGAACACCATCCGATGACAGCGTCAAGCACGCCATTGCCGCTATCCGGATGCGTGGGTTGGAAGTGGTTCTCTATCCTTTCGTGATGATGGATGTTCCAACCGACAATGTGCTTGTCGATCCATATGGAAATGTGAAACAGGCTCCCTATCCATGGCGAGGACGGATTACCTGCTTTCCCGGTCCGGGTCAGCCAAACAGTGCCGACAAAACCGATGAGGTGGACGCGCAAATCGCTCAGTTCGCCACTTTGCAAGACTGGAGCTATGCTCGTTTCATCCACCATTATGCCCAGCTCGCAGCTGATGCTGGTGGTGTCGATGCTTTTCTTATTGGCTCGGAGTTGCGCGGATTGACGTGGTTGCGCAATGCACAATCCGACTATCCCTTCGTGAATGTGCTCAAAACCCTCGCCGCCGAGGTGAAGAGCATTCTGGGCTCGGACTGTCTTCTGACATATGCTGCTGACTGGAGTGAGTATTTTGGCCACCAGCCTGTCAATGAACTCGGCGATGTTCACTATCATCTCGACCCTCTTTGGAGTGATGACAATATCGATGCCATTGGGATCGACAATTATATGCCTCTGTCTGACTGGCGGGCTGGCGACAGTCATCTCGACGCGGCCATGTCTGACAATGGTCTTGATGAAGCCTATCTCCAAAGCAACATTGCCGGTGGTGAAGGCTATGACTGGTACTATGCCAGCGAGGAGGACCGCCAGTCACAGGTCAGAACGTCGATTGCAGATGGGTTGGCAGGCAAAGATTGGGTCTATCGCTACAAGGATTTGGTGAGTTGGTGGCAAAATACGCATCATGACCGACTGAATAGGCAGGAAAGCGAAACCGCAACAGCTTGGGTGCCGCAATCAAAACCGATCTGGTTTACCGAGCTCGGCTGCCCAGCCGTCCATTTGGGACCGAATGAGCCCAACCGATTCCCGGATCCCAAGTCGGTAGAGAGTGGACTGCCACACCATTCTGTCGGTGCTCGGGATGATAGCGCTCAAAGAGCGATGCTTCAGGCTTGCCACTCCTATTGGTCGAACAACGAAGCGCACAGCAATCCCGTGTCTGCGCATTACGGCGGACCGATGGTCGATCCAGATCGGATCCATCTGTGGGCATGGGATGCTCGCCCATTTCCGGCCTTTCCTCTGAGTCGGGAAACATGGGCAGACAGCGAGAGTTGGAACAAAGGTCACTGGCTTAATGGGCGCTTGGGGAGCGCCAGTTTGAATGGCGTGATCAACACCTTGCTCAAGGACTTTTCCCTGCCGATGACAACCATCTCGGCGACCTTGCCAGTGATTGATGGCTTCGTTGTGGATCGCCCCATGTCGGCCCGATCCGCTTTGGAAGGAATGTGCAGTCTATTTGGGTTGAGCATGACAACGGCCAATGACCAACTGGCATTTCACCCCATTCAGTCGGTGTCTTGTACCAGCCTGACAACTGAAAATCTGGCTGAGAGCGAAGATACACCTCATATTCTCAAGCAGGCCGAAGCTTGGGAAAGTGAAGCCGCTGCCGTGTCGGTTGGATTCAAGGAGGTGTTTCTTGACTATCGCCAGTCTGTGGCGCGCTTTGCCCAGCCTGCAGCTCGGTCGCAACGAGAGGTCAATCAATCAACATCCATCCTGTCGACACAACCTGTCATGATGAATGCTGCAAGAAACTGGCTGCGGGAGCAAAACCATGCTCGGCACTCCATTCAGTTTTCATTGCCACCTTCACAAATCGCGTTAGAGGTGGGTGATGCCATCACGTTTGATATGGACGGAAGTCCACAACGCTATCGGATCGTAGAAATCGAGGATGGCGCTTTGCGCCAGATACAGGCAACCCGACTTGCACCACGCAATGCTGCCCCGATCGCCACTCGGAGCAGAGCATCTCAACATCTTAGTCATTCGACAATGCTGCCGATTATGGAAGTCCTTCATTTGCCGCTTCTTCCCGGCCAGAGTCAAAAGCCATACGCACCCTATCTCGCGGTTTATGCCAAACCATGGCAAGGGGCAGTCGCTCTTTATCAGGGAGACAGCACTACAGGATTTTCCTTTCGCCAAACCCTTGAAGTGCCGGCAATCATGGGAAATTTGCTGTCAGATCTAAAGCCCGCTTTGCCCAATGTCTGGGATCACGGAAGCCAGCTTAGAGTGAAGATTTACAACGGTAGCTTGGCCAGCATTCAACCCGAAGCTGTCTTGTCCGGAGGCAACGCTGCGGCCATTAGGGCGCAAGATGGCTCATGCGAAGTCTTGCAATTCACCAATGCGGAACTGACCGGCGATGACAGCTGGCTCCTGACTGGCCTGTTGCGTGGTCAATTGGGTACGGAAGAAGCCGCAAAATTGGGGGCCGTCACAGGTGCGTCCTTTGTTTTGCTCGATGAGGCCGTTTTGCCATTGGAAAGCTCGGAGCGGGATTTAGGCAAATCCCTAAACCTTCGCATGGTGCGAAGCGGGCAACTGATCAATGCAGCTGATACCAGCGACCAGATGATCGACATGACTGGACGCGGAATGCTGCCTTTGTCGCCTGTTCATTTGCGCCTGACGTCTGAGGAAGGGGGCGGGTTGCACTTCAGATGGCTTCGCAGGGATCGTTTGGGGGCTGACAGTTGGACTGGTGCAACCATTCCTCTGAACGAAGACACTGAGAGCTATCAGCTTCGTATTCTACATCCTCTGACAGAGCAACTGGTGCGAGAGGAGATCGTTACTCAACCCGAATGGCTCTACACCTTGCCAGTCCGACAGGCCGACGGAATAAGCGAAACTGATCATCTGATCATCGAGATCCGGCAGATCGGTCGCACAATCGGGGCTGGAGCCAAACTGTCCAGACGCATTGATCTGGAGACCCTCGGGATTTCAGACAGTGCCCCGAACTAA
- a CDS encoding ATP-binding protein has product MLLSEMFRSSALQAFDEQLDIVLKVLVGDLAGQGVDDTALAPPTIVGEPRFGLPLSGWYWTVSRAGSEEILLASESLVGGSFSISQDTITSLTDALGASAQGQGPNGERIRILQREISFAEGNKLIVRVTGNLETLEERVSSFQARAWTIMALFGAILLAVSTFLARMALRPLNQMSEQVRKVAEGEAESIEGSYPVEIAGLVNEANLLIESNKETLERARTQVGNLAHALKTPLSVIANEARKVDNSHADLIQTQSDLMKDQIQLYLERARIAARRSVMGTTTDVGPVMSRLVSAMRKIHPEKSISFHSRIGLPISFRGEEQDFEELVGNLLDNACKWSNGAVSVTLALTSEEQKPARGNGIPTDAIRWLTITIEDDGPGMTDEQIVVALQRGHRLDESKSGSGLGLSIVEEIISMYQGKLVLDRSELGGLKARMLLPALIKQQVNDS; this is encoded by the coding sequence TTGCTGCTGTCGGAAATGTTCCGCTCATCAGCCCTGCAAGCTTTTGATGAGCAACTTGATATCGTGTTGAAAGTTCTGGTTGGCGATCTTGCTGGGCAGGGAGTGGACGATACCGCGCTGGCCCCTCCCACAATCGTCGGAGAACCACGCTTTGGGCTTCCTTTGTCGGGTTGGTACTGGACTGTTAGTCGCGCGGGAAGTGAAGAGATTTTGCTCGCATCAGAATCCCTCGTCGGTGGCTCCTTCTCCATCTCTCAAGATACAATCACCAGCCTGACTGATGCGTTGGGCGCAAGTGCTCAGGGGCAGGGGCCGAACGGTGAGCGGATCCGAATCCTGCAACGTGAAATCTCCTTTGCGGAAGGCAACAAACTGATTGTGCGCGTGACAGGCAATCTCGAAACCCTTGAAGAGCGGGTATCATCCTTCCAGGCTCGCGCCTGGACGATCATGGCCCTGTTCGGTGCTATTCTGCTGGCGGTTTCCACTTTCCTTGCAAGAATGGCCTTACGCCCTCTGAACCAAATGAGCGAACAGGTAAGAAAAGTTGCTGAAGGCGAAGCCGAGTCTATCGAAGGTAGCTATCCCGTTGAGATCGCGGGCCTCGTGAATGAAGCCAATCTGCTGATCGAATCGAACAAGGAAACACTCGAACGCGCACGCACGCAGGTTGGCAATCTGGCCCATGCATTGAAAACACCACTATCTGTCATCGCCAATGAAGCGCGAAAAGTCGACAACAGTCATGCGGACCTGATTCAGACCCAGAGTGACTTGATGAAGGACCAAATCCAACTCTACCTCGAACGCGCGCGTATTGCTGCCCGCCGAAGTGTGATGGGCACTACGACAGATGTTGGGCCGGTCATGTCGCGGCTGGTATCTGCCATGCGCAAAATCCACCCTGAAAAGAGCATATCGTTTCATTCCCGAATTGGGCTGCCTATCAGTTTTAGAGGCGAAGAGCAGGATTTCGAAGAGCTGGTTGGTAATCTGCTGGACAATGCGTGCAAATGGTCGAATGGGGCTGTATCCGTGACACTTGCACTCACGTCTGAGGAGCAAAAACCTGCTCGTGGCAATGGGATACCGACGGACGCCATACGCTGGCTTACAATCACGATTGAAGATGACGGTCCTGGTATGACTGATGAACAAATCGTCGTGGCACTTCAACGCGGCCATCGACTTGATGAAAGCAAGTCCGGCTCAGGTCTGGGCCTGTCGATCGTTGAAGAAATCATCTCGATGTATCAGGGAAAGCTGGTTTTGGATCGATCAGAGCTTGGAGGCTTGAAGGCTAGGATGTTGCTGCCTGCTTTGATCAAACAGCAAGTCAACGACTCTTGA
- a CDS encoding RT0821/Lpp0805 family surface protein, whose product MKRKSIAIVAVAGMFLAGCQSGSLGTKETLGGLTGAVAGGILGNQVGKGEGRVIATVLGTAIGAIAGSAVGRALDENDQRYAYEAQSRALEYGRSGAPVDWRNPDTGHYGQVVPSQAYTTNSLMCRDYTHTIYIDGQPQTARGQACRQSDGTWKPVS is encoded by the coding sequence ATGAAAAGAAAATCAATCGCAATTGTCGCCGTCGCAGGCATGTTTCTCGCTGGTTGTCAGAGTGGCAGCTTGGGAACTAAGGAAACACTCGGTGGCCTGACCGGAGCTGTGGCAGGCGGCATCCTTGGCAACCAGGTCGGTAAAGGTGAAGGCCGTGTCATTGCAACGGTCCTCGGAACGGCGATTGGTGCGATTGCCGGTTCAGCAGTAGGCCGTGCTTTGGACGAAAACGACCAGCGCTACGCTTATGAAGCTCAGAGCAGGGCTCTGGAATATGGTCGCTCAGGGGCTCCCGTTGATTGGCGTAACCCTGATACGGGTCACTATGGCCAAGTCGTGCCTAGTCAGGCTTACACCACCAATAGCCTGATGTGCCGCGACTACACGCACACCATTTATATCGATGGCCAGCCACAGACCGCGCGCGGACAGGCATGCCGCCAGAGTGATGGCACCTGGAAACCGGTGAGCTGA
- a CDS encoding heme lyase CcmF/NrfE family subunit, whose product MIIELGHYMLVLAFALALIQSVVPIWGAQSGNDRLMAVASPIAVTQFLFVGLAFAALTNAYVTSDFSVRNVWENSHSDMPLLFKFTSVWGNHEGSMLLWVFILVIFGAMVAVFGRNLPPQLKANTLAVQGWVTASFLAFVLFTSNPFQRIANAPIEGRDLNPILQDIGLAIHPPLLYLGYVGFSIAFAFSIAALLEGRIDAAWARWVRPWVLVAWGFLTIGISMGSYWAYYELGWGGFWFWDPVENASFMPWLSGTALLHSAIVMEKRGALKVWTILLSILTFSLSLLGTFLVRSGVLTSVHAFATDPSRGVFILALLVAFIGGGLALFAWRAPLLRQGGVFAPISREGGLVLNNLFLSAATAAVLVGTLYPLALEAITGAKISVGAPFFNATFGPMMVPLLLAVPFGPLLAWKRGDLYAASQRLYIAFGLALFVMAASFALIEGGAGLAPLGIGLAVWVMIGSLAEIQLRVGLFKMPFAKSLSRMKGLPRTVWGSALGHFGLGMTVLGLIVASAFHSENILVMKKGDVTELDGYQFELTGFKEEARFNFADMAGTFRVTKDGEFVTELHPIKRVYTSRNMPTTETAIHTIGGVSQIYMSLGDKQKDGGIAVRIYHKPWVTFIWLGTVVMFLGGFVSLTDRRLRIGAPARRGRAKQAAGTA is encoded by the coding sequence ATGATCATTGAACTCGGTCACTATATGCTCGTTTTGGCATTTGCCTTGGCCCTGATTCAATCCGTAGTGCCGATCTGGGGTGCGCAAAGCGGCAATGACCGGCTAATGGCCGTCGCCAGTCCCATTGCGGTGACCCAGTTTCTGTTTGTCGGATTGGCTTTTGCTGCCCTGACCAACGCCTATGTGACATCTGATTTCTCTGTCCGCAATGTCTGGGAAAACAGCCACTCAGACATGCCGCTGTTGTTCAAGTTCACATCGGTTTGGGGCAACCACGAGGGATCCATGTTGTTGTGGGTATTCATTCTCGTGATTTTCGGCGCGATGGTTGCGGTATTCGGTCGAAATTTGCCACCGCAACTCAAAGCCAACACCCTTGCTGTTCAGGGGTGGGTGACGGCATCCTTTTTGGCCTTCGTGCTCTTTACCTCCAATCCATTTCAGCGCATTGCGAATGCACCCATTGAGGGGCGGGATCTTAATCCGATCCTGCAGGATATTGGCTTGGCTATCCACCCGCCGTTGCTCTATCTCGGCTATGTCGGCTTTTCCATCGCCTTTGCCTTTTCGATTGCAGCCTTGCTCGAAGGCCGGATTGATGCTGCATGGGCCCGTTGGGTGCGCCCTTGGGTTCTTGTTGCCTGGGGCTTCCTGACCATTGGCATTTCCATGGGGTCATATTGGGCTTATTACGAACTCGGCTGGGGCGGGTTCTGGTTCTGGGATCCGGTTGAAAATGCCTCCTTCATGCCTTGGTTGAGTGGCACCGCCTTACTTCATTCCGCCATTGTGATGGAAAAACGTGGCGCGCTGAAAGTCTGGACAATCCTGTTGTCGATTCTGACCTTCTCGCTGTCGTTGTTGGGCACCTTCCTTGTGCGCTCCGGAGTCTTGACCTCGGTGCATGCCTTTGCGACGGATCCATCCCGCGGTGTGTTCATCCTTGCCCTGTTGGTTGCTTTCATTGGTGGTGGTCTCGCACTCTTTGCGTGGCGTGCTCCATTACTGCGGCAGGGTGGTGTCTTTGCCCCGATTTCGCGGGAAGGGGGGCTGGTGCTCAACAACCTGTTCCTTTCGGCAGCCACCGCAGCCGTGCTGGTTGGTACCCTTTATCCATTGGCGCTCGAGGCCATCACTGGCGCCAAGATTTCCGTCGGTGCTCCTTTCTTCAACGCTACATTTGGCCCGATGATGGTGCCTTTGCTTCTGGCGGTTCCCTTTGGTCCTCTGCTGGCTTGGAAGCGGGGAGATCTTTATGCGGCTTCCCAACGGCTGTACATTGCCTTCGGTCTGGCACTGTTCGTCATGGCGGCGAGCTTTGCGTTGATCGAAGGTGGGGCAGGTCTGGCACCGCTCGGTATTGGTCTTGCCGTATGGGTGATGATCGGGTCTTTGGCCGAAATTCAGTTGCGCGTGGGGCTTTTCAAAATGCCATTCGCAAAATCGCTATCTCGTATGAAGGGTTTGCCTCGCACGGTCTGGGGATCTGCTCTGGGGCATTTTGGTCTCGGCATGACTGTCCTCGGTCTGATCGTTGCAAGCGCCTTCCACAGTGAAAATATCCTTGTGATGAAGAAAGGCGATGTTACCGAGTTGGACGGCTATCAGTTTGAGCTGACAGGCTTCAAGGAAGAAGCTCGGTTCAACTTCGCTGACATGGCTGGCACATTTCGGGTCACCAAGGATGGGGAGTTTGTAACCGAACTGCATCCGATCAAGCGCGTCTACACGTCACGCAACATGCCGACAACGGAGACGGCCATCCACACGATTGGTGGCGTATCTCAGATCTACATGTCTCTTGGTGACAAGCAGAAAGATGGCGGCATCGCAGTGCGCATCTATCATAAGCCATGGGTCACCTTCATATGGCTTGGGACTGTCGTTATGTTCCTTGGGGGCTTTGTCTCTTTGACGGACCGCCGGCTACGCATCGGGGCACCAGCACGACGTGGACGGGCCAAACAGGCTGCAGGCACCGCATAA
- a CDS encoding PepSY domain-containing protein, whose protein sequence is MKIRTIISFLLLLVSLWVILLSFSDTAKAADCLSAQETRQAINSGQARHVAGISAAVSRAARGDVINVKLCRGGRGLVYQLVTLSRQGAVTRFVIDAKSGAILSKGGS, encoded by the coding sequence ATGAAAATTCGGACCATCATCTCTTTTCTGCTGTTGCTGGTCTCGCTGTGGGTCATTCTTCTGAGTTTTTCAGACACAGCAAAGGCTGCGGACTGTCTGTCAGCGCAGGAGACCCGTCAGGCGATCAACAGCGGACAGGCGCGCCACGTGGCCGGAATCTCGGCCGCGGTAAGCCGTGCTGCGCGAGGAGATGTCATCAATGTCAAACTTTGTAGAGGGGGCCGCGGACTGGTTTACCAGCTCGTCACGTTGTCACGTCAAGGCGCAGTCACCCGGTTTGTGATTGACGCCAAGTCGGGAGCAATCCTCTCAAAGGGCGGCTCGTGA
- the ccmE gene encoding cytochrome c maturation protein CcmE, translating to MTRKKRRMMLIGGAGAVLFAAVGLILFALQDQIVFFNSPSDLAKNGVKPGQRIRLGGLVKEATLIRGEGTEISFVVTDGGADVKVTYAGILPDLFREGQGVVTEGAMKSDGSFQADTVLAKHDETYMPKEVADALKEQGHWQEQEDVQSN from the coding sequence ATGACAAGAAAAAAACGTAGAATGATGCTGATTGGTGGCGCTGGAGCGGTGTTGTTTGCTGCAGTCGGGCTCATTCTCTTTGCCTTGCAGGATCAGATCGTCTTCTTCAATTCACCCAGTGATCTGGCAAAAAACGGGGTCAAGCCTGGGCAGCGTATTCGGTTGGGCGGCCTTGTCAAGGAAGCCACTCTGATACGTGGTGAAGGCACCGAAATATCCTTTGTTGTGACCGACGGTGGGGCGGATGTGAAGGTCACTTATGCTGGCATCCTTCCGGATCTGTTCCGCGAAGGGCAGGGCGTGGTGACCGAAGGAGCCATGAAATCTGATGGCAGTTTTCAGGCTGACACCGTGTTAGCCAAGCATGATGAAACATATATGCCGAAAGAAGTTGCCGATGCCTTGAAAGAACAAGGCCATTGGCAAGAGCAAGAAGACGTTCAATCCAACTGA
- the ccmI gene encoding c-type cytochrome biogenesis protein CcmI, with protein MFWTFAAILTFAAVASVIYPLTRKSRRLQSADAYDLTVYKSQLKEIDGDVERGLIASDEADAARAEVARRLLIAQESLEKSEQTSSKRASRKKAVQEKPATPSTTAKIVGIAAVMIVPFISMGLYVVLGSPTLQSQPLAARLQKPPEKQSLTELVASAEKKLKQNPDDLQGWKKLAPIYLSMRRPNEAVKAYHNVLRLEGETAETLTDLGEALVVREAGIVSDQAFDLFKRANQLDARSPKPRFFLAIALGQKGQEQDAIKTWDALIKDSKPSAPWVSFAKSQIAALQKRLNSDVAGQKTTTPPHGAMAQKESTLSGPSAEDVNAASEMTTEDRQQMIENMVSQLAERLNEEGGSADEWVRLIRAELVLNRPDEAAKTVAKAMESLQSDVEGLEKVKAAARSLGVSVNQ; from the coding sequence ATGTTCTGGACCTTTGCTGCCATCCTGACATTCGCCGCTGTTGCTTCGGTAATCTACCCGCTCACGCGGAAATCTCGCAGATTGCAAAGTGCAGACGCCTATGATCTGACCGTATACAAGTCTCAGTTGAAGGAGATTGACGGCGATGTGGAGCGGGGCCTGATCGCTTCGGATGAGGCAGATGCAGCACGTGCGGAAGTTGCGCGTCGATTGTTGATTGCGCAGGAATCGCTCGAGAAATCTGAGCAAACCTCTTCAAAGCGCGCCTCCAGGAAAAAGGCTGTTCAGGAGAAACCTGCGACGCCATCAACCACAGCAAAAATAGTTGGTATCGCTGCGGTCATGATCGTCCCCTTCATTTCTATGGGCCTTTATGTGGTTCTGGGGTCTCCCACGCTGCAAAGCCAACCGTTGGCAGCACGCTTGCAAAAGCCGCCAGAAAAGCAAAGTCTGACCGAGTTGGTTGCCTCGGCTGAGAAGAAGCTCAAGCAAAATCCCGATGATTTGCAGGGCTGGAAAAAGCTCGCTCCGATTTATCTTTCCATGCGTCGCCCCAACGAAGCTGTAAAGGCCTATCACAATGTTCTGCGGCTGGAAGGCGAGACTGCTGAAACACTGACGGACCTCGGTGAGGCATTGGTGGTGCGTGAAGCTGGGATTGTGTCGGATCAGGCGTTTGATTTGTTCAAGAGGGCAAATCAGTTGGACGCCCGCTCTCCAAAGCCACGCTTCTTCCTTGCCATTGCTCTTGGACAAAAGGGGCAGGAGCAGGATGCTATCAAAACCTGGGATGCGCTGATCAAGGACTCCAAGCCGAGTGCCCCTTGGGTGTCATTTGCCAAAAGCCAGATTGCAGCCTTGCAAAAACGCCTCAATAGTGATGTTGCGGGTCAGAAGACGACAACGCCGCCGCATGGCGCAATGGCACAGAAAGAGTCCACCTTGTCCGGGCCTTCCGCAGAAGATGTCAATGCGGCGTCAGAGATGACCACTGAAGATCGCCAGCAGATGATCGAGAATATGGTGTCTCAGTTGGCTGAGAGACTGAACGAGGAGGGCGGCTCTGCTGATGAATGGGTCAGGCTCATTCGCGCTGAGCTGGTGCTAAACCGTCCAGATGAAGCTGCAAAAACTGTCGCCAAAGCGATGGAGTCGCTTCAGTCGGATGTTGAAGGCCTTGAGAAGGTCAAAGCGGCTGCTCGCTCTTTGGGTGTCTCTGTCAATCAATAA